The nucleotide sequence ATCGTTGAATGGGTCTCGGGGAAACTTAAATATCTAAAAAAATCGAAACATGGGGAGTTTCTCCCTGCTGTTGAACTTCACGATGAAAATTTTTCTCATGCAGAAATCTCTACAGGTAAAAAGGGTGCAGATTTTTATCTCATCTCAAATCAGCAAGAAAACCTATTAGGTCACTATCTTTTAAAAGAAGATAAAGAAATCAAAGAATTTGGAAAACAAACTAGCCTCCCAACAGGGAAAGCGAGTTTGAAACTTAACACCAGTATGATTCTAAATGAAAAAAAATCACTGATCCAAGCTGATACGGCTAACTCACTCTTCAAAATTTACTCTATTGAGAACGACTCCTGGAGCGCAATCAATACTTTCCCCGGCATGCGAGATATCCAATCCATTGCCGCACCCCTCGCTCAGTCAGGGACCATTCTCATTCATGTCAAAAACGCGCCCCAATTATTTTTCTCAGAATGGAAGAATGATCGCTTAAGTTACCCACGTCCTTGGCCTCAAAAGCAGGAGACCGAAAAAGATGAAACTATCTTAAATTTAGCTCGTACTGAAGGCATCACTTGGTGGGTTACAAAGAAAGCAAAAAATTTAGAACTTAGAACTTGGAACGCTGACCAAGATAAAATTGAAGTTAGCATATTTAAAGGTATTGGAGATAAAGTAGAAGACGTCAACTGGCTTGGAGGCAAGCAAATTATTTATCGCCAAAAATACCGTCAAGAACTGATGTTTGCACAAGTTAAGCAAGGTAAAACCATAAGCCAAGAACTTAGCAAGTTCAAAAAAGCTAATATCAACGAGTTCAGTTTCATCATCAAAGAAGATAAACAGAACCAAGCACTTCGTCTTGTCGGTGGAATAGTTACCTGGCTAAACGACAAACTTGATCCTATTGATCAAATTAATCTCCCCAATAGTAGCAAAATACGATCCTACGTGCAAATCAATGATAACGAGGCTCTCGCACTCGATCAAACTGGACGAAATATTCACTCACTTAAAAAAGATAAAAGTGGTATCTATCGCAGCTACAAAGAAAATGAAGTTATTGGAAGTAACACTATTTTTAAAGATCCCATTTTTGGCTTAAGTTCACTCAATAGCCGTGCCTTAACTTTACTACATAAAGGGAGTTCTAAAAAACTCACCCTGCAATCTTCTATTGACAAACGACTCATCGATATTGAAGGCGTTAAAAAAACTCATTTCAGTGATTATCGACTCATGGATGTTACTGGTAATAATAAAAAAGATTTACTGATCATGGATTACCCCAACCGTCGACTCAGTTTATTGGAATTAAAAAATAATAAAGAAGCCACAAAGACTTTATCTTGGACTGTGTTTGATGACAAAAAATACTCCTATGGCGGAGGCCGTTCATCACGTGATGATAATTCCCAACCTCAAGAAGTCATTAGTGCTGACTTCGATCAAGATGGCAAACAGGATTTAGTTATGATGTGTCAAGATCGAATCATTTTTTATCTAGCCGAAAAGGAGCTAAGCAAATGAAATATTTATTACTAATCCTTCTCACCTCACTTAGTTTATTTGGAAAAAGTAATACGCAGGAAAAAATCACTTTAAAAAATGGTTCTGTTTTCATTTCAAAAATTTTAAAAGAATACGAATCCCACCTTATCATTGATGTAGGAAGTGACTTAATAAAAATATCTAAAAGTGATATTCAATTTAGAGTCCCTAGCTCACCCTCACCAAAAAAAACTCAAACGCAAGATAAGCAATCGGATATATATACCATCGGCCGACGTAACACGGCTCCGGTCAAAGAATTAGTTGATCGCGTTAATGAAAGTGTGGTCATGGTCAAAACTCCCCGTGGTCTTGGCAGTGGTGTTATCATATCTGATGATGGCTATCTTTTGACAAACTATCACGTCGTCGAAAAAGAAACCCAAATATCTGTCACGCTCTACAAAAAAGCCAAAAACACCTTTGAAAAAATAGAACTCAAAAAAGTAAAAATCATTGCTCTTCAGCCCTATAGGGACATCGCACTTCTAAAACTTGATCTAAGTGAAAAAGAAGGCCTATCATTCAAACCTGCGCCCTTTTCTCCTGACTTTAAAATTGACCCAGGTAATTTAATTTTCGCAATTGGTAGCCCTTTAGGTTTAGAGCGTACTGTTACACAAGGAATTGTTAGTTCTAATATGCGTAATATAGGGCAACTTCGTTTCATCCAAACAGACACGGCTATTAATCCAGGTAATAGCGGAGGCCCCTTATTTAACTCAAAAGGGGAAATCGTTGGCTTAGTCTGTGCCGGCTCCGCACAATTCCAAGGGCTAGGCTTTGGTATACCTATGTCGGATATAATTAATTTTTTAACGCACCGCTCTGCTTACCTATACGATGAATCACAACCTCAGAACGGTATCAACTATCATCAACCACCCTACATTGAAAAGAAGGAATCAAAATGAAATTTTTTAAGTCCACCGCATGCCTTGCCTTTGTCGCCAGCTCTTTAAGTTTAAGCGCATCTCCAGAAATATTCCAAGCTTTGCCCAATGACACTATTGCAGCCATGCGCATTGATTTGAGTAAAGAAAATCTTTCTGCTATTAAACAAGAAACTCAGCTGGGAAAAATTTTCAGCAACCCCAAGCGCATTGATAAAATTAAAAACATTTTCGAAGATCTCTTAAAGCAACAAGGCGAGTATGAGGATTTCAAAAAGAACTTAAACGAACTAGGCCTCAATGACGGTGACCTACATGCTTTAATCAATAGTCGCTTTGGTATATCATTCGCCATGTCCGATAAAATCCCGAATAAGAATATCGGCCTCGTCTTTTTATGGCTAAAAAATGATCCCGCTGTCATCAATCGTTTCTATCAGGGTTTCAG is from Lentisphaera profundi and encodes:
- a CDS encoding S1C family serine protease — encoded protein: MKYLLLILLTSLSLFGKSNTQEKITLKNGSVFISKILKEYESHLIIDVGSDLIKISKSDIQFRVPSSPSPKKTQTQDKQSDIYTIGRRNTAPVKELVDRVNESVVMVKTPRGLGSGVIISDDGYLLTNYHVVEKETQISVTLYKKAKNTFEKIELKKVKIIALQPYRDIALLKLDLSEKEGLSFKPAPFSPDFKIDPGNLIFAIGSPLGLERTVTQGIVSSNMRNIGQLRFIQTDTAINPGNSGGPLFNSKGEIVGLVCAGSAQFQGLGFGIPMSDIINFLTHRSAYLYDESQPQNGINYHQPPYIEKKESK